The Pan troglodytes isolate AG18354 chromosome 1, NHGRI_mPanTro3-v2.0_pri, whole genome shotgun sequence genome includes a region encoding these proteins:
- the FBLIM1 gene encoding filamin-binding LIM protein 1 isoform X3 — MASKPEKRVASSVFITLAPPRRDVAVAEEVRQAVCEARRGRPWEAPAPMKTPEAGLAGRPSPWTTPGRAAATVPAAPMQLSNGGCPPPPPVLDGEDVLPDLDLLPPPPPPPPVLLPSEEEAPAPMGASLIADLEQLHLSPPPPPPQAPAEGPSVQPCPLRPVEEELPPPPAEPVEKGASTDICAFCHKTVSPRELAVEAMKRQYHAQCFTCRTCRRQLAGQSFYQKDGRPLCEPCYQDTLERCGKCGEVVRDHIIRALGQAFHPSCFTCVTCARCIGDESFALGSQNEVYCLDDFYRHTAAKYPKSLHR; from the exons ATGGCCTCAAAGCCTGAGAAGAGGGTGGCATCGTCTGTCTTTATCACCCTGGCACCCCCACGCCGCGATGTGGCCGTGGCGGAGGAAGTGAGGCAGGCAGTTTGTGAGGCCCGGCGTGGCCGCCCCTGGGAGGCTCCTGCCCCCATGAAGACACCCGAGGCTGGCTTGGCGGGGAGGCCTAGCCCCTGGACAACCCCTGGCAGAGCTGCAGCCACAGTGCCAGCTGCACCTATGCAGCTCTCCAATGGAG GATGCCCACCCCCTCCTCCTGTCCTGGATGGTGAGGACGTGCTTCCTGACCTggacctcctcccaccccctccaccaccccctcCGGTGCTTCTGCCTTCTGAAGAGGAGGCTCCTGCTCCAATGGGGGCCTCACTCATTGCAGACTTAGAGCAGCTGCACCtgtccccgcccccgcccccaccacag GCCCCAGCGGAGGGACCTTCAGTCCAGCCCTGTCCCCTCAGGCCCGTGGAGGAAGAGCTGCCACCTCCCCCGGCAGAACCTGTTGAGAAAGGGGCATCCACAG ACATCTGTGCCTTCTGCCACAAGACCGTGTCCCCCCGAGAGCTGGCTGTGGAGGCCATGAAGAGGCAGTACCATGCCCAGTGCTTCACGTGCCGCACCTGCCGCCGCCAGCTGGCTGGGCAGAGCTTCTACCAGAAGGATGGGCGACCGCTCTGCGAACCCTGCTACCAG GACACACTGGAGAGGTGCGGCAAGTGTGGCGAGGTGGTCCGGGACCACATCATCAGGGCCCTGGGCCAGGCCTTCCACCCCTCCTGCTTCACGTGTGTGACCTGCGCCCGGTGCATTGGGGATGAGAGCTTTGCCCTGGGCAGCCAGAACGAGGTGTACTGCCTGGACGACTTCTACAG GCACACAGCAGCTAAGTACCCAAAGTCTCTCCACAGGTAA
- the FBLIM1 gene encoding filamin-binding LIM protein 1 isoform X2 has protein sequence MASKPEKRVASSVFITLAPPRRDVAVAEEVRQAVCEARRGRPWEAPAPMKTPEAGLAGRPSPWTTPGRAAATVPAAPMQLSNGGCPPPPPVLDGEDVLPDLDLLPPPPPPPPVLLPSEEEAPAPMGASLIADLEQLHLSPPPPPPQAPAEGPSVQPCPLRPVEEELPPPPAEPVEKGASTDICAFCHKTVSPRELAVEAMKRQYHAQCFTCRTCRRQLAGQSFYQKDGRPLCEPCYQDTLERCGKCGEVVRDHIIRALGQAFHPSCFTCVTCARCIGDESFALGSQNEVYCLDDFYRKFAPVCSICENPIIPRDGKDAFKIECMGRNFHENCYRCEARRGGSCL, from the exons ATGGCCTCAAAGCCTGAGAAGAGGGTGGCATCGTCTGTCTTTATCACCCTGGCACCCCCACGCCGCGATGTGGCCGTGGCGGAGGAAGTGAGGCAGGCAGTTTGTGAGGCCCGGCGTGGCCGCCCCTGGGAGGCTCCTGCCCCCATGAAGACACCCGAGGCTGGCTTGGCGGGGAGGCCTAGCCCCTGGACAACCCCTGGCAGAGCTGCAGCCACAGTGCCAGCTGCACCTATGCAGCTCTCCAATGGAG GATGCCCACCCCCTCCTCCTGTCCTGGATGGTGAGGACGTGCTTCCTGACCTggacctcctcccaccccctccaccaccccctcCGGTGCTTCTGCCTTCTGAAGAGGAGGCTCCTGCTCCAATGGGGGCCTCACTCATTGCAGACTTAGAGCAGCTGCACCtgtccccgcccccgcccccaccacag GCCCCAGCGGAGGGACCTTCAGTCCAGCCCTGTCCCCTCAGGCCCGTGGAGGAAGAGCTGCCACCTCCCCCGGCAGAACCTGTTGAGAAAGGGGCATCCACAG ACATCTGTGCCTTCTGCCACAAGACCGTGTCCCCCCGAGAGCTGGCTGTGGAGGCCATGAAGAGGCAGTACCATGCCCAGTGCTTCACGTGCCGCACCTGCCGCCGCCAGCTGGCTGGGCAGAGCTTCTACCAGAAGGATGGGCGACCGCTCTGCGAACCCTGCTACCAG GACACACTGGAGAGGTGCGGCAAGTGTGGCGAGGTGGTCCGGGACCACATCATCAGGGCCCTGGGCCAGGCCTTCCACCCCTCCTGCTTCACGTGTGTGACCTGCGCCCGGTGCATTGGGGATGAGAGCTTTGCCCTGGGCAGCCAGAACGAGGTGTACTGCCTGGACGACTTCTACAG GAAATTCGCCCCCGTCTGCAGCATCTGTGAAAATCCCATCATCCCTCGGGATGGGAAAGATGCCTTCAAAATCGAATGCATGGGAAGAAACTTCCATGAAAATTGCTACAGGTGTGAG
- the FBLIM1 gene encoding filamin-binding LIM protein 1 isoform X1, whose protein sequence is MASKPEKRVASSVFITLAPPRRDVAVAEEVRQAVCEARRGRPWEAPAPMKTPEAGLAGRPSPWTTPGRAAATVPAAPMQLSNGGCPPPPPVLDGEDVLPDLDLLPPPPPPPPVLLPSEEEAPAPMGASLIADLEQLHLSPPPPPPQAPAEGPSVQPCPLRPVEEELPPPPAEPVEKGASTDICAFCHKTVSPRELAVEAMKRQYHAQCFTCRTCRRQLAGQSFYQKDGRPLCEPCYQDTLERCGKCGEVVRDHIIRALGQAFHPSCFTCVTCARCIGDESFALGSQNEVYCLDDFYRKFAPVCSICENPIIPRDGKDAFKIECMGRNFHENCYRCEDCRILLSVEPTDQGCYPLNNHLFCKPCHVKRSAAGCC, encoded by the exons ATGGCCTCAAAGCCTGAGAAGAGGGTGGCATCGTCTGTCTTTATCACCCTGGCACCCCCACGCCGCGATGTGGCCGTGGCGGAGGAAGTGAGGCAGGCAGTTTGTGAGGCCCGGCGTGGCCGCCCCTGGGAGGCTCCTGCCCCCATGAAGACACCCGAGGCTGGCTTGGCGGGGAGGCCTAGCCCCTGGACAACCCCTGGCAGAGCTGCAGCCACAGTGCCAGCTGCACCTATGCAGCTCTCCAATGGAG GATGCCCACCCCCTCCTCCTGTCCTGGATGGTGAGGACGTGCTTCCTGACCTggacctcctcccaccccctccaccaccccctcCGGTGCTTCTGCCTTCTGAAGAGGAGGCTCCTGCTCCAATGGGGGCCTCACTCATTGCAGACTTAGAGCAGCTGCACCtgtccccgcccccgcccccaccacag GCCCCAGCGGAGGGACCTTCAGTCCAGCCCTGTCCCCTCAGGCCCGTGGAGGAAGAGCTGCCACCTCCCCCGGCAGAACCTGTTGAGAAAGGGGCATCCACAG ACATCTGTGCCTTCTGCCACAAGACCGTGTCCCCCCGAGAGCTGGCTGTGGAGGCCATGAAGAGGCAGTACCATGCCCAGTGCTTCACGTGCCGCACCTGCCGCCGCCAGCTGGCTGGGCAGAGCTTCTACCAGAAGGATGGGCGACCGCTCTGCGAACCCTGCTACCAG GACACACTGGAGAGGTGCGGCAAGTGTGGCGAGGTGGTCCGGGACCACATCATCAGGGCCCTGGGCCAGGCCTTCCACCCCTCCTGCTTCACGTGTGTGACCTGCGCCCGGTGCATTGGGGATGAGAGCTTTGCCCTGGGCAGCCAGAACGAGGTGTACTGCCTGGACGACTTCTACAG GAAATTCGCCCCCGTCTGCAGCATCTGTGAAAATCCCATCATCCCTCGGGATGGGAAAGATGCCTTCAAAATCGAATGCATGGGAAGAAACTTCCATGAAAATTGCTACAGGTGTGAG